One Cucurbita pepo subsp. pepo cultivar mu-cu-16 chromosome LG11, ASM280686v2, whole genome shotgun sequence DNA window includes the following coding sequences:
- the LOC111805373 gene encoding PHD finger protein ALFIN-LIKE 4-like isoform X1, with protein sequence MDGGAPYNPRTVEEVFRDFKGRRAGLIKALTTDVEEFYQQCDPEKENLCLYGFPSEQWEVNLPAEEVPPELPEPALGINFARDGMQEKDWLSLVAVHSDVWLLSVAFYFGARFGFDKTDRKRLFNMINDLPTIFEVVTGTAKKQVKDKSSVSNHSSNKSKSNPKRSSEPQIKSAKAVQSKDEDEEGLEEEDEEEHGETLCGACGENYASDEFWICCDICEKWFHGKCVKITPARAEHIKQYKCPSCSNKRIRP encoded by the exons ATGGACGGGGGTGCTCCGTACAATCCACGTACCGTGGAAGAGGTGTTTAGGGATTTCAAGGGCCGTAGAGCTGGTTTGATTAAGGCTCTAACTACTG ATGTTGAAGAGTTCTACCAGCAATGTGATCCTG AGAAAGAAAATCTCTGCCTTTACGGATTTCCTAGTGAGCAGTGGGAAGTCAATTTACCTGCGGAAGAGGTGCCTCCAGAGCTTCCAGAACCTGCACTGGGTATAAACTTTGCTAGAGACGGGATGCAAGAAAAGGATTGGCTATCCTTGGTTGCAGTGCATAGTGATGTTTGGCTGCTTTCTGTGGCATTTTATTTTGGAGCTAGGTTTGGATTTGATAAGACAGATAG GAAGCGTCTATTTAATATGATAAATGATCTTCCAACAATATTTGAAGTGGTGACAGGGACAGCCAAAAAACAAGTTAAGGATAAATCATCAGTTTCAAATCATAGCAGtaataaatctaaatcaaatccaaag CGGAGTTCCGAACCTCAAATAAAAAGTGCGAAAGCGGTTCAATCGAAGGACGAGGATGAGGAAGGCttggaagaggaagacgaagaagaacaTGGAGAAACACTTTGTGGAGCTTGCGGAGAGAATTATGCATCTGATGAGTTCTGGATTTGCTGTGACATATGTGAGAAATGGTTCCATGGGAAGTGTGTCAAGATCACTCCGGCAAGGGCAGAGCACATTAAGCAGTATAAATGTCCATCTTGCAGCAACAAGCGAATCCGACCCTGA
- the LOC111805373 gene encoding PHD finger protein ALFIN-LIKE 4-like isoform X2, translating to MDGGAPYNPRTVEEVFRDFKGRRAGLIKALTTDVEEFYQQCDPEKENLCLYGFPSEQWEVNLPAEEVPPELPEPALGINFARDGMQEKDWLSLVAVHSDVWLLSVAFYFGARFGFDKTDRKRLFNMINDLPTIFEVVTGTAKKQRSSEPQIKSAKAVQSKDEDEEGLEEEDEEEHGETLCGACGENYASDEFWICCDICEKWFHGKCVKITPARAEHIKQYKCPSCSNKRIRP from the exons ATGGACGGGGGTGCTCCGTACAATCCACGTACCGTGGAAGAGGTGTTTAGGGATTTCAAGGGCCGTAGAGCTGGTTTGATTAAGGCTCTAACTACTG ATGTTGAAGAGTTCTACCAGCAATGTGATCCTG AGAAAGAAAATCTCTGCCTTTACGGATTTCCTAGTGAGCAGTGGGAAGTCAATTTACCTGCGGAAGAGGTGCCTCCAGAGCTTCCAGAACCTGCACTGGGTATAAACTTTGCTAGAGACGGGATGCAAGAAAAGGATTGGCTATCCTTGGTTGCAGTGCATAGTGATGTTTGGCTGCTTTCTGTGGCATTTTATTTTGGAGCTAGGTTTGGATTTGATAAGACAGATAG GAAGCGTCTATTTAATATGATAAATGATCTTCCAACAATATTTGAAGTGGTGACAGGGACAGCCAAAAAACAA CGGAGTTCCGAACCTCAAATAAAAAGTGCGAAAGCGGTTCAATCGAAGGACGAGGATGAGGAAGGCttggaagaggaagacgaagaagaacaTGGAGAAACACTTTGTGGAGCTTGCGGAGAGAATTATGCATCTGATGAGTTCTGGATTTGCTGTGACATATGTGAGAAATGGTTCCATGGGAAGTGTGTCAAGATCACTCCGGCAAGGGCAGAGCACATTAAGCAGTATAAATGTCCATCTTGCAGCAACAAGCGAATCCGACCCTGA